The genomic stretch GGGATCCGTTATCTTGCCGATCGGGACAAAAATCATGACTGATTTGGAAATGGCCGTGCAGAATCTGGCGGGGCATACGCTCTGCCTTTGCCGCGATGGTATGTGCATATTTTCGGAAAGACGCGGGATTGCCCCGATGATGGATTTGATCGCCTCGCATGCGGACGTGACAGGATATGCGGCCGCCGACCTGGTCGTCGGCAAGGCGGCGGCATTGCTGTTTGTTTATGCGGGTATCCGCGAAATTTATGCGGAAGTCATATCGGATGGCGCAGTCCGCATCTTAAAAAAGTACGATATTCCTTTTCGTTTCAGCAGGCGTACGAAACAGATCGTGAACCGAAAGGGCGACGATATCTGCCCCATGGAAAAAGCCGTTCAATATATCGATGAACCCGAACCGGCGCTTTCGGCGCTTACAAACGCTATACGCAATATGACGTAAAAAGAGACCGCTGCCACCAGCGGTCTCTTTGGTACTCCCGCTGGGAATCGAACCCGGAACGGCCCCTTAGGAGCAATTAGAAAGAGCGTTTATCGCGTACAATTCAGGCATATTCAGCCGTTTTGTGCGTTATGAACGCTTATTTTTTTACTCTTTTTTCGTAATGTTTGGTAACTTTCATCTTGTATATTTCTGTTCGGGTGTAATTCGGGTGTAAAATTGAAGGTGTAAAGATCTTCCGACAACGGCAAAAATATTGTAAA from Candidatus Borkfalkia ceftriaxoniphila encodes the following:
- a CDS encoding DUF1893 domain-containing protein, with the translated sequence MTDLEMAVQNLAGHTLCLCRDGMCIFSERRGIAPMMDLIASHADVTGYAAADLVVGKAAALLFVYAGIREIYAEVISDGAVRILKKYDIPFRFSRRTKQIVNRKGDDICPMEKAVQYIDEPEPALSALTNAIRNMT